The Brachypodium distachyon strain Bd21 chromosome 4, Brachypodium_distachyon_v3.0, whole genome shotgun sequence nucleotide sequence TTACGAGTAACTAGCAAACCGGACAGCAGCCTTGGCACGATTTTTAATTGCCGGTGGCACGCTTCCCCAAATCCCCACTACCCCCACCCCAAAGTTCCCCTCCCCGCACCGCACCCGATGAGTCCCCAAATGTCCCGGCCAAGCCAACACCACCAGCACTcccacctcgccgtcgccttGGCCGCCGTGCTGCTCGTCCTGCTCGCGGCGCCGTCCTCCGCCGATCCGAACGACGAGGCGTGCCTCTCGAGCCTCCAGCGGTCGCTCTCCCCCCGCAACTGGACCAGGTCCGCCTTCTCCGCCCCCTGCGACGGCTTCATCTCCAAGCTCCAGGGCGTCACCTGCAACAACGGCCGCGTCTACAAGCTCTCCCTCCCGGGTCTCTCCCTCGCCGGCCCCATCCCGCCGGAGCTCTCCAACTGCACCaacctccagtcgctggaccTCTCCTCCAACGCGCTGTCCGGGCCCATCCCGCCGGAGCTCTCCAAGCTGCTCAACCTCGCCGTGCTCAACCTCTCCGCCAACTCCCTCTCCGGCGCCATCCCGCGGGAGCTCGCCGCCTGCGCCTACCTCAACGTCATAGATCTCCACGCCAACCAGCTCTCCGGCCCCATCCCCGACGAgctcggcctcctcgtccgccTCTCCGCCTTCGACGTCTCCTACAACCGCCTCTCCGGCCCCATCCCCGTGCTCCTCGCCAACAGAACCACCACCGCGGGGGGCGCCctggcggcggggccggcggcgaggttcAATGCCAGCTCCTTCGCCGGGAACAAGGACCTGTACGGGTACCCTCTGCCGCCGATGCGAGGGCACGGGCTGTCCGTGCTCGCCATCGTCGGCATCGGCCTCGGCAGCGGGCTCCTCAGCCTCGTCCTTAGCTTCTCCGCCGTCTGCATCTGGCTCCGCTCCACCGACCGGACGGCCACCACGCCCGGCGAGGACGGCAAGATCTCCCACCTCATGCCGGCCTACTGAGGAGAACCATGCTGAGTTGATGATGCCGGTGGCGCTGCTCCTTGCATCGCGTGCCAGTTTAATTTAGGTGCAGAGGATAGATTTGATTCGGGCCTGCTATGCCATGGTTGGATTCCTGGAGCCAAGATTGGATCCTGGGTGAGCAGAGCATGCAATGTTGCTCAAATCTGGGTGTCAGAACCCAATCCAATTGGAGTTTGATTGTCGCATTTACTTGCATTGGTTTGGTACTCTGCTTTTCAGTAGGCTTTAGCATGGGGTTTCTTCACTTCTTTACTCCGTATTTAATAACTTATCTTTTTTgactagagagagagagagtgcgCGCGTGTGGGAGGAGATAGGTTAGGCTTTGATGACATCCAcctgtgcgtgcgtgtgtccTGAAGAATTTTATTCCAGCAGAAAATGGCGGCGAATTTCCGATGCAGGTTTGCATAACTAAACTAAAATGGTGTGCTCTTTCTCTAGTACTATTCCAGTTCTCCTGAGCTGTTCTCCTAACCTGGCTTTTCGATAATCTAAAATAACCCATAGCTACCCTTTGTTGCCATCACAAGTAAGAAAGCAAGGCAGGAAGTTGTACTAAAAAAACCTGCGTGAGTGGCAGGCGCACTGGCAGcgtttgctttgctttgctttacTGTTCTGGCAGCCATCATGTCGAGTGTTGAAGAAGCTTCAGAGAGAGGCGGCTTTCGGCTGACGACTTACATGTCAAGATGTAAAATCATCGTATGCGCGGcgcttccttccttccttccttccgtACGTGTTCGTGTGGATATGCTCTGCATTCGTAAATGCGGTGGTGCGATTGGTTTCTTCATGCGTTGCTCACTGCCCATGTCGAGTTCCCGTCAACTTTTCTCCCTTCCACTAGGGCACATTGCCGGCCCATCtttccaacaaaaaaatatcagaAAACGTTGAACCGAACAGGCAATTATGTACCGAGACATTTCGCGTTGTATATTGCCATCCTTGCCTTCACATGTTTTCTGCTCGGTTCCTAAAGTACGCACTGATGGGTGAGTTTACAAACAGACTGCAAGCAAGCAGTTTAAGGTTCATTCCAATCGGTACATATGCATTAATTACTtaataaaattcaaaatgtCATAGCTCTAAAACAAACGTTGAAATTATGATCCGCCTACGCCTTAGTTTTATTGTGGCTAGATCTCCCAAGCTAGATTCCATTTAGATatattgaaaaatattttagaAACAACTTTGTTGTTAAATTATGAATCAGACCTCGATCTCGTTTAGATTCCGTTTAGATATATTGAGAAAAGTCTATTTTCAACCTTGATCTCGTAGAGGAAGTCTGAATCGGACCTTAACATTTGAATCCTTGAATTTCGAACCCTGACTTTACCAATCACGGTTAATTAAAACCTTTAATCCCAGAAATCGCGTTTGGTAGACTGGTTTCGTTGACTTAAGGCCGGGATATACGTTCGTGCATCAACCAATAAGCTTAGACACTCCAAGAAAACTAAATATTGAGCGAACAACTTTGTGTGGCATTATTGAAGATATCAAGCTCATCAAGTCCTTTGATCCGGGATtgcttttcaaaaaattaataGAACAACTTTGTGTGGCATTATTGAAGATATCAAGCTCATCAAGTCCTTTGATCCGGGATtgcttttcaaaaaattaataGAATTGAGAACGAAATTGTTCATGGGTTAGCTAGTTGG carries:
- the LOC100830043 gene encoding inactive LRR receptor-like serine/threonine-protein kinase BIR2, which translates into the protein MSPQMSRPSQHHQHSHLAVALAAVLLVLLAAPSSADPNDEACLSSLQRSLSPRNWTRSAFSAPCDGFISKLQGVTCNNGRVYKLSLPGLSLAGPIPPELSNCTNLQSLDLSSNALSGPIPPELSKLLNLAVLNLSANSLSGAIPRELAACAYLNVIDLHANQLSGPIPDELGLLVRLSAFDVSYNRLSGPIPVLLANRTTTAGGALAAGPAARFNASSFAGNKDLYGYPLPPMRGHGLSVLAIVGIGLGSGLLSLVLSFSAVCIWLRSTDRTATTPGEDGKISHLMPAY